DNA from Kogia breviceps isolate mKogBre1 chromosome 3, mKogBre1 haplotype 1, whole genome shotgun sequence:
GAAAGAGTTTTAACTGTCAAATGAGAAGAGTGGGTTTTACTGTATCCTGATAATCtaaatcattttcctttctacttatgcaaatttagatttttttttttttaatggtaagaaCAAGCCAGGAGAGGTGAATTTTATGAGCAGATGTGTGAATGTGAGCAGTCATGTACTCCTGTCCGTTCAGGTATTcagtttgtatatattgcaaggTGTAATGTGGTCCTCACACCATCCAAAGActggtctctgtctctttccaaaTGTGTATCTGACTGTATTATATAGCCcgatataaatattttttggattAAACTATTTATATAATCAGTTGACCAATAAAATACATCCTTGTCTCTTTCCTCTATTAAAATAGATAATTGAAAATTAGTTTGTCTTATTTGGGTCAACAAAGGGTCATCAGTCATTATTCATTTCTCGTTCACCTTGTTTGGGTTCTCTGTCCAGGTCGAGGATGCCCGGGATACAACCCTGAATTCTTCCTTGCTGGCCAGCAGCGGTGCACCAATGACATGGCCAAAAGCAATTCTGTGGGCCAGGACACCTCTAAGGACTCGGAGGACGAGATGATTTTTGCTGCAGAAGGCCACTGCGCCCTGCCTCAGGGAGGTGATGGAACAGCATGGCCACGCTCATCAGGGAAGCGGTCTCGGTCCTTCGAGGACGAGAGGAATCAAGCCACAGGGACCAGTCAGTGGGATGGGGTTTCTAGGAAGACCCCACGGCATCATCTGTCCCTGTCGTGCACACAGCCCagggaaggcaggcaggaagcAGAGGACAGTGTGTCATGGTTCTCTGCACAGCCTGGAGAATCCAGCCAGGAGGTGGAGGACATTGGTCCTGATCCTGTTCCTGACTCTTGCTATGGGCTTCTTGGGACCTCGTCCTGCCAGGAACCCCAGAGCCACATCTGCAGCCTGCCCAGCGAGGTCCTGAGGCACATCTTTGCTTTCCTCCCCATGGAAGACCTCTACTGGAATCTGAGCTTGGTGTGCCACTTTTGGAGGGAGATAATCAGTGATCCACTGGTATGGAAACTGCTTTTCGTTCTCTCATGTTTTCTCTAAAAGTCCATGGATTCGCTTCACTTAATGTTTACTTCTGACAATGGCGTTTCTGCAGAAATGTTGGTGTCCATTTGCCTCCAGAATCAAATCCCAATCTCCTGGAGGCAACTGGGACCTTCTGTGTGTGTCCCACTTTATTATTCCAGGCTCATTGCTGACTTCATTTATTATTCCAGGCTCATTGCTGACTTCAGTCCAGTCCATCCCTGTATTCTGTCCACAACAATGATGTTCTGCTTCCCAACTGTGGACTGCACAGTACTTTCCTTATCTTGGTCTAATCTGTACCCCACTTCCCCCAGCAAACCGAAAGGGCCCCTCATAGCATAGCTCTGTTGATGTCTTTCCTCTTCAAGGCTGCACTCTTAGACTAACACTTTCCCATTCCATCCCATTGAAatcactctctcactctcttcctGGTGCTACTATAGTGATTTATACCTCTGTTCAAGCTTATCATGTCTGTTATGGTTTTAGAGAGCCTTCTTCCTCCCTTTAAATTATTAGCGCATTGCTAGAGGGGTGGTTGTCCTGTTTGTTTTTGCATTCGGCACTGTCTCACGATGTTCTACATATAGTAGGTGATAAGTAAATGAGTGTCGCATTTAGTCACGAGAGTACCTTTTGAAGATGACACAGGGGCAGTCCGTGATCTCAGAAAGGATATCCTGATACCGTTATCCTGTGCCCTGCCCTTCCCTTTGTTGTGTCATTATACTTCCCAGGTTCAGGTCTCCAGTAAGCCTGAGGGCTGGGAGAATGTTCTGCTTAGCTTGTATGTCCCTTAGAGCAGACATTGGGAATAAACCAGAGTTAGAGAGTTTAACTTATTTCAAATGCATTGAAGTTTAAAACCTTGGAGATGGAGGGAAAGGTGGATATATCAAAACTTAGTACATTTATCTTCCAAGCCCAAAAGATTTTGGAGGAAATTTCATATTGCTCTTGCTCCATTCTTTGCCTGGGGTCTTGTCTCCTACTTTCTAAgaaatatctttctgtttttatttgtgaACTCTGTTTTGGTTCAGTATTTCTACGCATTTAATTGAGATCTTTCTGATGTGAACTGGGGATAGATGAGGTTTCCCTCCATTCCGCTTGAGAAGATTTTGGGAAGATATCTCAGCTTATGCTTACCTCTTGATGTTTTTATCATCACCAGCAATGACTTGGTTATTTTCAGTGACCTTGTCAcagctctcattttctttttatttcttgtagtgtctttgtctggctttggtataagGTTATGCTGGCCTCAGAATAAGTCTGGAAGTGCTCCCTCGtcagtttttttaaagagtttgagGGGGATTgatgttagttcttctttaaatgttcagtAGAATTTTTCAGTGAAGTAAGTAGTCTGGTCCTGGACTCTTCAACTTTGGGGGAGGCTTTTGATTACCGATTCAATCTTGGTactcattattggtctgttcagattttctgtttcttcatcattCAGTCTTTGAAGGTTGTGTGTTCCTAagagtttatccatttcttctagtatATCCAGTTGGTTGATCTGCAGTTGGTCATAGTATTCTTATAAGGCTTCTTATTTCTGTGACCTCAGTTGTAATATTCCCCTCTCATTTCTGATTTCAGttatttgaatcttctctttttttccaaaatatatctaAGGGTTGTTGATTTTGTTGATCTTGCAAAAAAAACCTCTtagttttattggttttttttttttcctatttttctattctgtatttcatttatctctgctctttagtctttattatttcctccctcctgctagccttgggtttagtttgttctttttgtagttcctttaggtgtaaagttagtttGTTGATTTGtgatctttcttcatttttaaaaaatatttttaaaaaactattttatttttggctgtgttgggtcttcattgctgcacgtgggctttctctagttgcagtgagtgggaactactctttgttgtggtgtgcgggcttctcattgtggtggcttcttttgttgcagagcatgggctctaggcatgtgggttcagtagttgtggctcgcagactctacagcacaggctaagttgttgtgactcatgggcttagttgctccgcggcctgtggggtcctcctggaccagggctcaaacctgtgtcccctgcattggcaggtggattcttaaccactgcaccaccagggaaatccagatctttcttcttctttaatgtAAGTTTTTATAACTATCAACTTAAACTTTTAGCCCTGCTTTCACTTAATTCCATATGTTTTGTtatgctgtgtttttgttttcatttgtctcaaggtgttttctaatttctttgtgatttccttttttgacccattggttgttttaagtgtgttgtttaatttccacatatttgtgggttttccagttttccttctgctactgatttctagtttctatGGTGATTGAAACACATACTTTctataatttcagtcttttaaaatatgttaagacttacttgttttgtgttgttgtacgtcatctttcctggagaatgttctatgtgtacttgagaagattGTATATTCTACTGTTGCTGGATGGAGTGTTCAGTATGACTTTTTGGTCCAGTGTTGTTTGTTCTATCCATTCTTGAAAGTGGAGTATAGAAGTCTCCTGTTATTATGTTGCTGTCTGTCAGTGTTTCCTTCATAGATTTAGGAGCTCTGATATTTGGTACatgcatatttataattgttatattttcttggtgaattgacccctttatcatcaAGTAatattctttgtctcttctaataatttgttttaagttatttattcggctgcgtcgggtcttcattgaggcacgcgggatcttcattgcagcgcttgctgtggcgcgcgggctttgttgtggcacgcaggcttctctctagttgtggtgtgcagcttttctcttctctagttgtggcgtgcaggttttctcttctctagttgtggcgtgggctccagggcgcgtgggctctgtagtttgcagcacataggctctagttgaggtgcgcgagctcagtagttgtggcatgtgggcatatttgccctgcggcatgtgggatcttagttccctggccagggatcaaacctgtgtcccctccattggaaggcggattcttcaccactggaccaccagggaagtctctcttctaATAACTTTTGacataaagtctattttgtctaatctTAGTATAGCCACAACTCTCATGTTATTTAATCCTTGCTGAAGCTCTGAGCCATTAGTGTCCCAACAGGGACAGGACACTATTTCAGATAGGGAAATTTAAGCACTAGCTCTTCCCAGATTCTGTAAAAAGTTAATGTTGGAATCAAAACCGAGAGACCCCCTTCCTCCTAGTTTCCAACTAAAATTTGTGTAATTTTTCTACCCCATTTGCCCAGCTTTTGAATTGTAGAATATGattgtttttcaaataattatcTTTATGTTTGTGGCCTGATCAGTTCTCTAATAGCCATTGCCTGCatgttgttttggattttttaaactgTCTAGTTCATTCCTTGGAAAAAGCTGTATCACCGATACCTGATGAATGAAGAGCAAGCTGTCAGCAAAGTGGACGGCATCCTCTCGAGCTATGGCATAGAGAAGGAGTCAGACCTGTGTGTGCTGAACCTCATCCGGTGAGTCCCTGTTTCCTGGGAGGAAGTCGGTTTCCAGAGTCCTTTCCCAGAAATCAGCACTTACTGGATCACCTTTCCCATGGACGCTGCTGTGAATGTCTTACAGCTACACAGCCACCACTAAGTGCTCCCCGAGTGTGGACCCTGGACGGGCGTTGTGGAGTCTGAGGGATCACCTCCTCCTCCCCGAGGCAGAGGCCTGCGTGCGCCAACACCTCCCTGATCTCTACGCTGCCCCTGCCGTACGTGAagaggctgcagggaggggagggttgGGGAGGCGACACCTTTTCTCTTTGGAAGAAAGTGTATTGGTGATCAAGTTTGGTTGAAggttattttagatttattttcaaaGTCTTCCTTCAGCCTTTGCTTTGAAGCCTTAATCTTGTCATTGGTCCATAGAGAAATAAAAGGCTATGTTGTTACAGATTCTTTAATTtggaaggaattttaaaaagcatttcatcCAATTTCCCATTCTGTTGAACGGTCCCAACAGAGGATGGTCATCTAGCCTCTATACACTTTGATTAGTAAGGATTTCTTTACAAGGCAGCCCATTGTATTGTTGACACCTTGGGTTATTTgaaagaaccagagaaaagaaggaTTTTGTACTGACACACAGTGAGTTAATGAGAAGCTGTAAATAGTCTCCAGTTTCCTTTGTCTTGTGGCTTCTCATCTGGATAGCGATTCTTCTTAAGTTTTGTTTTGGAAGCCACATGCAACCTCAGCCTCATTCTGCAGCCAGTCGAGGGTTGGAAATCCAGCCATGTGCATTTATTTCTCTGTCCATCTTTACTGAAGTGATTGTTGATGGAGTGAGATTTGTTTCTCAGTATGGTTGTAGTGAAAGGTGTGTGGAACTTTGCTTTTGTGGATGCATTTTTAACAGGGAGGCTTGCAGTAAAGTTAAGAATGATAGTTATATACTTATATGttcgttattattattattttttaaatttggttgcgctgggtcttagttgcggcaggtgggctcctcagttgcggcttgccggctccttagttgtggcttgcgaactcttagttgcggcctgcatgtggaatctagttccttgatcaggaatcgaacccgggccccctgcgttgggagcgtggactcttaaccactgagccaccagggaagtccctatatttctgttattgataTTTCCATGTTAGTGAACATTTTCTTAGACATTAATAAATGGAGCGTACTGTGTCCATAATAATTttcaataatttaatatttagttaacttaatatttaataagtattaactaataataatataaagtaaATAGTAAATTAACATcttaatgccattgaattgtCAGTCTTGATTTCCCCCTAAAGACTGCTGTCTTCTTTTGTATCCCCCAATATTTGTGCCTCCCAGGTGGGCACACATTTAATGGTGAGCTTGTTTGACTTGAGTGTCTGGACCTGAGAGCTCACACTGacctggcgggggtggggtgggctggtgAGGAGGCGAGAGGATCACGTCTGTGCAGGGTCTTGCATTAAGTACTTTTTAAACGTTATTTAATCAAAGAAAACTTAAGAACTCAAACCTAAAAATGATGAGAAAGAAGGAATCCAGGGTAAAAGGAGACATGCCTGGTGTTTCCCAAATGTCATTCAGGAAGTTTGCATTCCATTTAGATGGTCTGAGGAAGGTACACGAACCCCAAACCTGGTTTTCTTCACCAGCTATCCCATGTGATTCTTACCGGTTGTGTTTTGGGTCTCATCTCCCATCCTGTCCACCTCCCTCCTCAGGGTGTCAACGTGTGGGCCTTGGTGGCGGCTGTCGTCCTCCTGTCCAGCAGCGTCAATGACATCCAGCAGCTGCTTTTCTGCCTCCGGCGGCCCAGCTCCACAGTGACCATGCCAGACATCACCGAGACCCTGTACTGCATTGCTGTGCTGCTCTACGCCATGCGGGAGAAAGGGATCAACATCAGCAACCGGTAACTGGCCCccgccctgccccttccctgcgTTATCGCTGGGCGGGCCCTACCACCCACTGCTCCGCCAGGTTCTCCGTGAGGTTTGAGTGCAGCGATGTAGGCAGGTGGGCTCTGTGAATGTGAGGTGCCATGGGGTCGTACACCATCCCCGAGGCAGTGTCTACCTTCAGGGCTGTTGAGCCTGGAGTGGATGGAGCCTTCTGTGTTCATACGTGGCTACATTTTGTTCCCCAAAGAGCACATACTGGTCTATCTCCTTTGCCTCTGCCCACTGCAGCCAGGCATCTCTCCCAGAACCGTGCTTTCCACATATTTACCTCCAACAGTGCAGGTAAATATAGCTCAGCTCTAGGTATATTTAAaccctttttcttccctttttttcataaaatggtggtacatattttatttttagcaatgGTTAGGAGTCTAAAAAACATCTGAGGAAAAATAAGATACAGATTGTGACTGAATTTGAAAACCTCTAATCTGCTTTTTTCCTGTTAGGATTCACTACAACATTTTCTATTGCCTGTATCTTCAGGAGAATTCCTGTGCTCAGGCCACAGAAGTGAAAGAGGAACCATCGGTCTGGCCAGGGTATGTctgtaagggtgtgtgtgtgtgtgtggacgtCTTTGATTCCTGACTCTCGTACTTGAAGAGGAAAAGGTGTTTTGTTTTAACcactttattgagttataatttacattacataaaattcacccattttaattGTATAATTCAGTAATTTTTAGTAGATTTACTGAGTGCGCAACCAACATCATAAcctagttttagaacattttaatcactGTAAAGGGGGGTGGCCCTCCCCTTTTTTCTGGTTAAATTTTATCCCATTTggtttcctgtttcatttttgaCAGTCTATCACCTGATCTTTTCAAATTCCTTattcttttcctaatttctcttctGTAATGATTACAGCAAGAAAACAACCATCCAGCTGACACATGAACAACAGCTGATCCTAAGCCATAAGATGGAACCTCTCCAGGTGGTAAAAATTATGGCATTTGCAGGTAAGGGGGCTGCCATTCCTGGAATGCCTCTTACCGCCTTACCCGCCACCTGCCAGAATATCTTTACCTTAATCTAGTATTGAACTGCTACAATTAAATCATCTAAAAAGCAGTTGCCAAGGAGTAATTGCTTTTTCTTACCACTCCAGGGGGGGCATCCACACTGGAGTTCCTGGTGAACAAATGGTCCATAGGAGTTTGTTTGTGGGGTGGATGCCACTGGGATTGATCCAGCCTATTATGTATCATCATATCTGCTCAGACACTGATTGCTTATGGGGCAGTTGGTCATGTGAATCCCCTGTTCAGACAGTATCAGGAGCTCCTTGATTTCTATAGGGTGAAGTCTAGAAGGGCCTCCTACCTTTTGGTTCTAACATAGATTCCTCAGTCAGCTAATTGTGCTTCCTGGCTCTTAAAGTACTTGGTTGCTCTTTGAACCTTTGCTCATACTATTTTCTCTACCTGGAATGCCTTCCCGCTTCTTTTCTGCCTAAATATTCTACTAAAAACAACAGCCACTTTATTAAATGTCTGCCCTGTGCTAATCCTAACGTTCTGTGAGGTTGGTTTATTTTTAGGCTGCActgcgtggcatgcaggatcctaatTCCACAGGgattgaccccccccccccccccccccgcggtgGAAGtgtggatggccagggaattcctggttaattttatgtatgagGTTTTAAAGCTCAGGGAAATTAAAATGATGTGGTCCAGATTAAATGAGCAAATATGTGATGGAGGTAGAATTCAAAGCTGGATCTATTTCTCTCCAGAAACGtgccttttcccctcccctcccatcccctctccGCCCCCTACTCCCTCTATCTCTCTGCCGTCCGATGTTGACCCCCGTCACTTCTGTGTCTTCTCGGTGGAGGCTTCCTCAGCCCTTTGAGACCGCCGTGATTCTGAACTCTCACTATGACTAATCTGTATTAACTGTTTGGTGCCTGATTACATAGGAAAAATAGCCAACACACACCTTCTGTAAACACCTCCAGACTGTCATTGTTCTGTTGATTTTCAAACAGCCCTGGTAGGTCAGAAAGGAGgtgctatttttcttcttttataggcaagattttcttttttgtttccagatCCATATTCTTTTTCACTCTACTGTGTTATCattattctcttttgtttttgttccaaTTGTTCTAGCTGTGTTGGTGTTTTATTCCCAACTAGATTGTAATGCAGGAACCTTGCTTTGTGTTTGTGACACGCTCCCAGTGCCTAGTGTAGGATTGGGTgtgcagtaggtgctcaggaaatactTGTTCAGTGGGTGACAGTTGACTAactgaataactgaatgaaaggcggggaggaggggcagaTAGGATAGTTCAGAACGGGTTGGAAGGATCCTTGAATCTCATTTTCATGCTCTTGCTCTCGAAGCATGAATGGTGCCTAGGCCAGCATAGCTACCGTTTATGAGTTCCTCTGCTGGGTATCTGGGTGATTATCCTGCACACCTATGAGGTCAGTGTTACCCATACAGGCTGAGGAGCAGACTGAAGTGGCCCCTCTCTAGAGCTGCAGGGGCTGCGACCCCAACCCAGGTGGCTCTGTCTTGAGTCTGCTGCTCCCTTCACGGCACCGTTTTTAGTTTTCATCAGTACTGGAGAACTTGCCACTGTCTGGTCccaggcaagcagggagctaGGCATGGGTGGGACCCGATTATAGCATCTGTGGGAACCGTTATTCCCGGTCAGAGGGTCACCTCCCTTGCTCTTGGCTTCCCCAGGCACTGGGAAGACCTCCACCCTGGTCAAGTACGCTGAGAAGTGGTCCGAGAGCAGGTTTCTATATGTGACCTTCAACAAGAGCATCGCCAAGCAGGCTGAGCTTGTCTTCCCCAGCAATGTCATCTGCAAGACCTTCCACTCCATGGCCTACGGACACATCGGGCGCAAGTGAGCATCGTGGTGCCACTGTTGCCATTACATCCAGTTATTGCTCTCAACGTTGCAGTCAGTACACCACAGTGACTCGGAGAAAACTTAGTGCTTTATCTTCACTTACAGGCAGGGAATATGGCCATTGAATATGGCCATAGATAGGTTTGTACTTCCACCCTATAGAGATCTATTGCTACTGAGGGAAGCATAACACTATCTCACTGAGGGAGGCATTCTCATGTGTctggaactgaggcacagaaggtcAGAGTGACTTGCCTAGAGTTCAGGGCATCACCAGTCTGGTTGACCCATTAAGGCTTTCCTCAGAAGCTGGAGGGGAGAAGACGAGGCTGAGGGGCACTTGTTCCAGGCACCCAGGGCCTCTGAGCTGCGTCCCCTTGGACGAGAAAGCTTCAGGGAGCTTCGAGGGTCCCCCCGGGGCCTCCTGGAGTCTGGTCCATGCCTTGGAACAGTGGTATCTGCTGTGAGCCACTTCGTCACCTGGGTTATTAGATGTGAATTCTGGAAAGCGTAGCAGAGCCCCTTCCAATCCTACGAGGATCTCACTCAGCTCTTCTGGCTTTTTCTCGTCACCTGTATGTGCCACTTCCAGTGACCTGGTGGTGTCATCAGAGAGAAGGGGGCAGGCCTGGGGGAGACAGTAAATCACGAGTTGCCACAAATGCCAACCCTGTGCCTTTGGGATGTGCATTGCAGGTACCAATTGAAGAAGAAGTTGAATCTCTTCAAGTTAACCCCCTTCATGGTCAACTCTGTCCTCGCTGAAGGGAAGGGTGGCTTCATAAGGGCCAAGCTAGTATGTAAGACTCTGGAAAACTTCTTTGCCTCGGCTGACGATGAGCTGACGATCGACCACGTGCCCATCTGGTGTAAGAACAGCCAGGGACAGAGAGTCATGGTCGAGCAGAGCGAGAAGCTGGTGAGTGTCTCAGTCCCTTTGGAGTTAGGGGTCGGGAGGAACAAGGGCTCGACATGGTGCCAGCTTGTACTGGTCTTTGATGTCTGTAGAGCTGCTGGCAGGAGGTAGAGGTGGAGGGGAGACCCTAGGCCGGTCGTGCTGGCTGTGAAGTGTACAGGGTTTTCTGTGAAGAGCACTCATCTTGCTTAGTCCTCAACCTGgtcctccatttcacagatggggctCCTGCCCAGGGTTTATAAGAGCTCGTCGTGGGGTCTGCTGGTCCAGGGTCTAAAGATGTGattctcttttctaatttttatcaaGTCTTTTCAGTCGTtgaccacacttttttttttttttttttttttttgcattatgcggtcctctcactgttgtggtctctcccgttgcggagcacaggctccggacgcgcaggctcagcggccacggctcacgggcccagccgctccatggtatgcaggatcttcccggaccggggcacgaacccgtgtcccctgcattggcaggtggactctcaaccactgtgccaccagggaagccctgaccacaCTTTTTATGAATTAACTGTTGGTTATAAATCTAGAGGAATCATCCAACCTTTCTTGGTTCATCAGATGCTGTGCTCCCTGAGCGATGCTCTACTGCTGGGTGTGGTCCAGCCCTTGGCTTTTGCCCATCTGGGTGCCTGGCGTTGACATGAGGCCCCCGTGGAGCTGTGGGAGGTCAGGGAGCGGCTGCTGTTCACCGTGAGCTGGGGCCTTTGCTTTGACCCCTGCACATGGACATGAACTCCTGATTTCAGGGTCATGACCTTCTCTTTACTGTGTTACTTGCTTACTAGAACGGTGTCCTCGAAGCGAGCCGACTCTGGGACAACATGCGGAAGCTGGGCGAGTGCAAGGAGGAGGCTTACCATATGACGCACGACGGTACGCACGTGCTGAGTCCTGAACCCCACCGTGGACCCGCTTCATTCCGATTTCTGACTCTTCTGCCCCTTCTTGTAGGCTACTTGAAACTCTGGCAGCTCAGCAAGCCTCTGCTGGCTTCTTTTGACGCCATCTTTGTGGACGAGGCCCAGGACTGTACCCCAGGTGATAAACCATTCAGGACACCAGTAGTCCCAAACACATAGCAACAGTGTTGTGAATGTGTAAGAGGACTCGTGTGTGCATAAGTCGATGATTCTTATCTGTCAGGAGGAGGAGTGTGTGACGCTTAGTTATTCAGAAACCCTTTGCTGTCTGACTGTGGATTTCAGCACTTgtctctccacccccacccctcacccagaGGAGACttaattttctctaaatgttttgctTGTGTTATTATTAAAACATTGGCTGAGCCTAGGTCACCAGATGATTGGGTTGAGACTCATGTGGAGGGGGGCAAGGTAGTCAATTTAGAGTGAACGATTTGTGTTGTGTATTTTTCCAGTGGCTGATAGAAAATAGTGTGACTTGGTAGGTCATTTTGGGGCCTTAAATTATATTATCAGAGAAGATAACTTGCCTCATTTTATATTTGCCTATGTGGTTTCTTATACTCAATAATTTATTCAGGAGTAAAAATAATCTGCATTCGTAGGGTTTGAagctgtttcttttgtttgttataaaattatttctctggATTGAGCGCACCTATGCTGGAGGGAAAGATAACTGCtgtccagtgtgcaagcattttcatccttttctgtcttaagtttggtttctttttgttccGCGGGTTGGTGTCTCTTCAGAGCCCTTACTTTCCATCTTCTTGGTCGCAGCGATCATGAACATAGT
Protein-coding regions in this window:
- the FBH1 gene encoding F-box DNA helicase 1, which translates into the protein MRRFKRKHLTAVDCQHLARSHLAVTQAFGQRWTNRDTNHGLYPRPRTKRGTGGRGCPGYNPEFFLAGQQRCTNDMAKSNSVGQDTSKDSEDEMIFAAEGHCALPQGGDGTAWPRSSGKRSRSFEDERNQATGTSQWDGVSRKTPRHHLSLSCTQPREGRQEAEDSVSWFSAQPGESSQEVEDIGPDPVPDSCYGLLGTSSCQEPQSHICSLPSEVLRHIFAFLPMEDLYWNLSLVCHFWREIISDPLFIPWKKLYHRYLMNEEQAVSKVDGILSSYGIEKESDLCVLNLIRYTATTKCSPSVDPGRALWSLRDHLLLPEAEACVRQHLPDLYAAPAGVNVWALVAAVVLLSSSVNDIQQLLFCLRRPSSTVTMPDITETLYCIAVLLYAMREKGINISNRIHYNIFYCLYLQENSCAQATEVKEEPSVWPGKKTTIQLTHEQQLILSHKMEPLQVVKIMAFAGTGKTSTLVKYAEKWSESRFLYVTFNKSIAKQAELVFPSNVICKTFHSMAYGHIGRKYQLKKKLNLFKLTPFMVNSVLAEGKGGFIRAKLVCKTLENFFASADDELTIDHVPIWCKNSQGQRVMVEQSEKLNGVLEASRLWDNMRKLGECKEEAYHMTHDGYLKLWQLSKPLLASFDAIFVDEAQDCTPAIMNIVLSQPCGKIFVGDPHQQIYTFRGAVNALFTVPHTHVFYLTQSFRFGVEIAYVGATILDVCKRVRKKTLVGGNHQSGIRGDTKGQVALLSRTNANVFDEAVRVTDGEVPARIHLIGGIKSFGLDRIIDIWTLLQPEEERKRRNLVIKDRFIRRWVHREGFSGFKRYVTAAEDKELEAKIAVVEKYNIRIPELVERIERCHIEDLDFAEYILGTVHKAKGLEFDTVHVLDDFVKVPCARHNLAQLPHFRVESFSEDEWNLLYVAVTRARKRLIMTRSLENILTLAGEYFLQAELTSNVLKTGVVRCCVGQCSNAIPMDTVLTMRKLPITYSNRKENKGGYLCHSCAEQRIGPLAFLTASPEQVRAMDRTVENIVLPRHEALLFLVF